The following are from one region of the Veillonella nakazawae genome:
- a CDS encoding pyruvate, water dikinase regulatory protein has translation MAEKIIYAISDSLGETAEAVARATASQYDKEQIEIVRIPYIDSESQIDEVIADAKRGNHVICHTIVSESLRKYLHEKVAEYNIPAVDIMGPVLNAVGTVASTKPRMTAGMVHKLDQEYFKKVEAIEFAVKYDDGKNPSGFEKADVVIIGVSRTSKTPLSMFLAYKKIKAANLPLVPEVPLPEELFKIPAKKIVGLIIDPFKLNNIRSERLRAIGLEDEANYASIERIQSELEYAKAIMRRLHCQVLDVSNKSIEETASLVMQLIDKNRASEGK, from the coding sequence ATGGCAGAAAAAATTATTTATGCAATATCGGACTCCCTTGGGGAGACTGCAGAGGCTGTAGCAAGAGCTACGGCGAGTCAATATGATAAGGAACAAATTGAAATTGTTCGTATTCCTTATATTGATAGTGAAAGCCAAATTGATGAAGTTATAGCAGATGCAAAACGTGGTAATCATGTTATTTGTCATACCATTGTATCTGAGTCTTTGCGCAAATATCTTCATGAAAAAGTAGCAGAATACAATATTCCTGCTGTAGATATTATGGGCCCAGTTCTCAATGCTGTAGGTACTGTTGCATCCACAAAGCCTCGTATGACAGCTGGTATGGTTCATAAGCTTGACCAAGAATACTTCAAAAAGGTAGAAGCCATTGAATTTGCCGTAAAATATGACGATGGTAAAAATCCATCTGGCTTTGAAAAGGCCGATGTAGTTATTATTGGTGTATCTAGAACAAGTAAGACGCCATTATCTATGTTCCTGGCGTACAAAAAGATTAAAGCTGCCAATTTGCCATTAGTACCTGAGGTACCATTACCAGAGGAATTATTTAAAATTCCAGCAAAAAAAATCGTGGGCCTTATTATTGACCCATTCAAATTAAATAATATTCGTAGTGAACGGTTACGCGCTATCGGTCTTGAAGACGAAGCAAACTACGCATCTATTGAGCGTATTCAATCTGAATTAGAATATGCAAAAGCTATTATGCGTCGTTTACATTGCCAAGTGCTAGATGTTTCTAATAAATCTATCGAAGAAACAGCATCTCTAGTTATGCAATTGATCGATAAAAACCGTGCATCGGAGGGTAAATGA
- a CDS encoding deoxyguanosinetriphosphate triphosphohydrolase, translating to MNIREQIEEREVLLLSPYAAKSRDAIRDLEEAPDSLRTAFQRDRDRIIHSKCFRRLKHKTQVYIAPGDHYRTRMTHTLEVGQIGRTVARALRLNEDLVEAIAMGHDVGHTPFGHVGEYALRDMVGHFNHNEQSLRMVEVLEKHGDHQGLNLTTAVRDGIVGHTGAHIPVTLEGQIIRIVDRIAYLCHDFDDAQRAGMLTAEELPFEVREHFGMTPSSMITAMVEDMVRESLDKPVISMSSDIEMTMNLFRQFMFKNVYLAPALIPDRNKASHVVKNLFTHFMEHPDDMEGCESTREFYSTRDVVDYVAGLTDQYAIKLFKQYYIPNITL from the coding sequence ATGAATATACGGGAACAAATAGAGGAGAGGGAGGTTTTACTCCTCTCTCCTTATGCAGCTAAAAGCCGTGATGCCATCCGTGATTTAGAGGAAGCTCCCGATTCACTTAGAACTGCCTTTCAACGTGATCGGGACCGCATTATTCACAGTAAATGTTTTAGACGGTTAAAGCATAAGACACAAGTTTATATTGCGCCAGGTGACCATTATCGTACGCGTATGACCCATACCCTTGAGGTAGGACAAATAGGTCGTACAGTGGCTCGTGCGTTGCGACTAAATGAAGATTTAGTAGAAGCTATCGCTATGGGGCATGATGTGGGACATACCCCATTTGGTCACGTCGGTGAATATGCGTTGCGTGATATGGTTGGTCACTTTAATCATAATGAACAAAGCTTGCGTATGGTTGAAGTCTTAGAAAAGCATGGAGACCATCAAGGTCTTAATTTAACGACTGCTGTACGTGATGGCATCGTAGGTCATACAGGGGCACATATCCCTGTCACTTTGGAAGGTCAAATTATTCGTATCGTAGACCGCATTGCCTATTTGTGTCATGATTTTGATGATGCACAGCGCGCTGGTATGTTGACGGCTGAGGAATTACCTTTTGAAGTGCGAGAGCATTTTGGTATGACTCCTTCTAGTATGATTACTGCCATGGTTGAAGATATGGTGCGAGAGTCTTTAGATAAACCTGTTATTTCTATGTCTAGTGATATAGAGATGACCATGAATCTATTCCGTCAATTTATGTTTAAAAATGTTTATTTAGCGCCGGCTTTAATTCCAGATCGAAATAAGGCATCTCATGTGGTGAAAAACTTATTTACTCACTTTATGGAACATCCTGATGATATGGAGGGCTGTGAAAGTACAAGAGAGTTTTATTCTACCCGTGATGTGGTAGATTATGTAGCAGGCTTAACGGATCAATATGCCATTAAGCTATTTAAACAGTATTATATTCCAAATATTACGCTATAA
- the rpmB gene encoding 50S ribosomal protein L28 — MANLCEVCGKSTSSGMNVSHSHIRTRKTWKPNIQRVRAVVDGATKKVNVCTRCLRSNKITRA; from the coding sequence ATGGCAAACCTTTGCGAAGTATGTGGCAAATCCACATCTAGCGGTATGAACGTGAGTCACTCTCACATTCGCACAAGAAAAACTTGGAAACCGAACATTCAAAGAGTACGGGCGGTTGTAGACGGTGCTACTAAAAAAGTAAACGTATGCACTCGCTGCCTTCGTTCTAATAAAATTACACGCGCGTAA
- the recG gene encoding ATP-dependent DNA helicase RecG, whose protein sequence is MDERLTTIKGIGPGREKQLHKLGITNITSLLTYFPRTYEDRRTIYRIGDLKSGMTGGVVGNVIAVQEKRPRPRLSILEVVIADGTSPLKIVLFNQGYKKNFYKKGQLLYAYGKAEFQYGSMQMNTPQIENLGDGGEPDRGIVPIYALADGVSQFVVRSSVRNWFAANHELPEILPAEVREVHQYMNRYDAFKMMHFPESSERYEEARHQLAYEELFVMQSGLALLRNKEQCHKGPKMGPNGDLMAQCIENLPFSLTGDQQRALEDIRIDMEDERPMQRLLQGDVGSGKTVVATLSLLKAIENGYQGALMAPTEILGTQHYEGITEVCGNLGITIELLTGSTTKKEKERIYEGLADGSIHMIIGTHALIQEGVNFHNLGLVIIDEQHRFGVEQRARLQQKGTYPHVLIMTATPIPRTMTLSVYGDLAVSLIKEMPPGRKPVKTYAVDSSYKERLRTFFGKEMAEGRQVYVVCPLVEESEKLDLQAAEELYLELKEYFYKAYEVGLVHGRMKPSEKDEVMNAFHRGEISLLVSTTVIEVGVNVPNATIMCIEGAERFGLSQLHQLRGRVGRGSHQSYCILVSDSKNDVSQERLKLMEQTQDGFELAEQDLLLRGSGQLFGLAQSGLPDLRVANIIKDIEILVQARKDVLEFASQYGMEKLESVMKEELEKRFGEKFLRILYN, encoded by the coding sequence ATGGATGAACGGTTGACGACCATAAAGGGGATAGGTCCTGGTCGAGAGAAACAATTACATAAGTTGGGAATTACCAATATAACATCCTTGTTAACGTATTTCCCAAGAACCTATGAAGACCGCCGTACGATTTATAGAATTGGTGATTTAAAGTCTGGTATGACTGGTGGCGTGGTTGGGAATGTTATTGCTGTACAAGAAAAACGTCCTCGCCCTCGATTGTCTATTTTAGAAGTAGTCATTGCAGATGGTACAAGTCCTTTAAAGATTGTGCTATTTAACCAAGGGTATAAGAAGAACTTTTACAAAAAGGGTCAGCTCCTATATGCGTATGGTAAAGCCGAGTTCCAATATGGGTCTATGCAAATGAATACACCCCAAATAGAAAATTTGGGAGACGGTGGAGAACCTGATCGTGGTATCGTTCCTATTTATGCTCTTGCAGATGGGGTATCTCAATTTGTGGTGCGCTCATCGGTACGTAATTGGTTTGCAGCTAATCATGAGTTGCCAGAGATTTTGCCTGCTGAAGTTCGTGAAGTACATCAATATATGAATCGTTATGATGCATTTAAAATGATGCATTTCCCAGAGTCTTCAGAGCGATATGAAGAGGCGCGTCATCAACTCGCTTATGAGGAGTTATTTGTCATGCAATCTGGATTGGCATTGTTACGAAATAAAGAACAATGTCATAAAGGTCCTAAGATGGGTCCCAATGGAGACTTAATGGCTCAGTGTATAGAAAATTTACCGTTCTCCTTAACAGGGGATCAACAGCGTGCATTAGAGGACATTCGTATCGATATGGAAGATGAACGGCCTATGCAGCGATTATTGCAAGGTGATGTAGGTTCCGGTAAAACGGTTGTAGCTACCTTGAGTTTGTTGAAAGCCATTGAAAATGGGTACCAAGGGGCGTTAATGGCTCCAACGGAGATTTTAGGGACACAACATTACGAAGGTATAACAGAAGTATGTGGTAATTTGGGGATTACCATAGAGCTATTAACGGGTTCTACTACAAAAAAAGAAAAAGAACGAATCTATGAAGGGTTAGCTGATGGATCCATTCATATGATAATTGGCACTCATGCTCTTATTCAGGAAGGTGTTAACTTCCACAACTTAGGACTTGTTATTATCGATGAACAACATCGCTTTGGTGTAGAACAACGGGCTCGGTTGCAACAGAAGGGGACATATCCTCACGTACTTATTATGACGGCTACACCAATTCCACGAACCATGACATTATCTGTGTATGGTGATTTAGCAGTATCCTTAATTAAAGAAATGCCACCGGGACGTAAACCTGTCAAAACCTATGCTGTAGATAGTTCGTATAAGGAACGATTAAGAACATTCTTTGGCAAGGAGATGGCAGAAGGTCGTCAAGTTTATGTAGTATGCCCACTTGTTGAAGAATCTGAAAAGTTAGATTTACAAGCTGCTGAGGAATTATATCTGGAGTTAAAAGAGTACTTTTACAAGGCTTATGAAGTTGGTCTTGTACACGGGCGCATGAAACCAAGTGAAAAGGATGAAGTGATGAATGCCTTCCATAGGGGTGAGATTTCATTGCTCGTTTCTACTACCGTTATCGAGGTTGGTGTTAATGTGCCAAATGCGACCATTATGTGTATTGAAGGGGCAGAACGTTTTGGCCTATCTCAATTACATCAGTTACGTGGCCGTGTAGGTCGTGGGTCTCATCAATCTTATTGCATTCTTGTGAGTGATTCTAAAAATGATGTGAGCCAAGAGCGATTAAAATTGATGGAACAGACCCAAGATGGATTTGAACTAGCAGAGCAAGATTTACTGCTTCGTGGTTCTGGTCAATTATTTGGCTTAGCTCAATCAGGATTACCTGATTTACGGGTTGCTAATATTATTAAAGATATTGAAATATTGGTACAGGCTCGCAAGGATGTACTAGAGTTTGCAAGTCAGTATGGAATGGAAAAACTTGAATCTGTAATGAAAGAAGAATTAGAAAAAAGATTTGGTGAAAAATTTCTTAGAATATTGTATAATTAA